The following are encoded in a window of Thermodesulfobacteriota bacterium genomic DNA:
- a CDS encoding iron-sulfur cluster assembly scaffold protein, whose product MESDNLEFILDHYKNPRNFGTIDDADFSYEEGIPSCGDVIRLDLKIRENKLDDIKFSGTGCAISQASVSILTENVVGKEVKEIESLTDHDMLNALGGQVSPIRFKCALLGLTVLKKALSGKKSN is encoded by the coding sequence ATGGAAAGTGACAATTTAGAATTCATACTAGATCATTATAAAAATCCTAGAAATTTTGGCACTATTGATGATGCTGATTTTTCTTATGAAGAAGGCATACCCTCTTGCGGCGATGTTATAAGATTGGATCTAAAGATCAGAGAGAATAAGCTTGATGATATTAAATTCTCAGGCACTGGCTGTGCGATAAGCCAAGCATCGGTTTCAATTCTTACAGAGAACGTTGTTGGTAAGGAAGTAAAAGAAATAGAATCTCTTACAGATCATGACATGTTAAATGCCCTCGGTGGCCAGGTTTCACCTATACGATTTAAATGTGCCCTATTAGGTTTAACAGTTTTGAAAAAAGCTCTTTCAGGAAAAAAGTCCAACTAA